The window CAAAGCTATACATTGAGTCGGTTTTAAACTGCTTGCCTCTGGAAAATCAATCTTCATTGTGACCGCAGGTGGTATAATTACAGTTTGACCAGGGAAATAATCAAATCCTTGCTTATCATATAAATGCATCACCTTTTTGCCTCTCAACATACTGGTAATTACAAAATCATTAAAGGTTAATGGAACTTTATAACTTTCTGTATAGGTTTCAAATACATTTAATTCGCAACGCTCCAAAGTATAAGATGTTCTGTTTTCTACTAGCGTTTGTAATTTTCTAGACTCGCTTAAACTTACCTGATCTAATATATGTGACATAATTTTAAAGATTTGGTTAGTGTTATATACTTAATAATCAAATATAAAAGTATTTCACAAAGGTTACATACCCTGAAACAATAATGCTACCTATTGATATGATTATACTATCTATAACGTAACTATAGCCATTAGGTTTGTACTAACCAAATCTATTAATCCAAAAGAACCGTTATGAGCATTTTTCACCTGTTTATTAAATACTCATAACAGTTTTTCAAAAATTAAAATAAAATAATTATGGAAAATTTAATTGAAAGACCATCTTTTAAACCACAGTACGATAACTATATCGGAGGAAAATTTGTACCTCCTGTAAATGGAGTTTATTTTGACAATGTTTCTCCTATTGATGGGAAAGTTTTTACCCAAGCTGCGCATTCTTCAAAAGAGGATTTAGAATTAGCAGTTAATGCAGCACACGAAGCTTTTAAAACCTGGAGCAAAACATCATCAACAGAAAGAAGCATTATTTTAAATAAAATTGCCCAGCGGATGGAAGATAATTTAGAATATTTAGCAACTGTTGAAACCATAGATAACGGTAAAGCGGTTAGAGAAACATTGGCAGCTGATTTACCATTGGGAATTGATCATTTTAGGTATTTTGCCGGAGTTATAAGAGCCGAAGAAGGTTCGCTTTCTGAGCTAGATCATAATACGGTTTCGCTAATTGTGCATGAGCCAATTGGCGTGGTGGCACAAATTATTCCTTGGAATTTCCCTTTGTTAATGGGAATTTGGAAACTCGCTCCTGCCCTTGCCGCCGGAAATTGTGTAGTTCTGAAACCTGCAGAAAGCACTCCCGTTTCCATTATGATTTTAATGGAATTGATAGGAGATTTGCTTCCTCCCGGTGTAATTAATGTAGTAAACGGTTTTGGATCTGAGCTTGGTCGTGCTTTAGTAACCAATAAAAAAGTTTCGAAGGCAGCATTTACAGGTTCCACACCTACTGGGCGACTAGTAATGCAATATGCTACTGAAAACATAATCCCTGTTACTTTAGAGTTAGGTGGAAAATCCCCTAATGTGTTC is drawn from Pedobacter mucosus and contains these coding sequences:
- a CDS encoding aldehyde dehydrogenase family protein codes for the protein MENLIERPSFKPQYDNYIGGKFVPPVNGVYFDNVSPIDGKVFTQAAHSSKEDLELAVNAAHEAFKTWSKTSSTERSIILNKIAQRMEDNLEYLATVETIDNGKAVRETLAADLPLGIDHFRYFAGVIRAEEGSLSELDHNTVSLIVHEPIGVVAQIIPWNFPLLMGIWKLAPALAAGNCVVLKPAESTPVSIMILMELIGDLLPPGVINVVNGFGSELGRALVTNKKVSKAAFTGSTPTGRLVMQYATENIIPVTLELGGKSPNVFFSSVMDQDDNFLDKAVEGAVMFALNQGEICTAPSRLLIQEDIYERFIAKVIERTEAIKIGNPLDRTVMMGAQASKIQFEKIAAYIKLGKEEGAELLTGGDINQLEGELETGYYIKPTIFKGHNKMRIFQEEIFGPVLAVTTFKTVEEAIEIANDTLYGLGAGVWTRDAHELYQVPRAIQAGRVWVNQYHAYPAGAPFGGYKQSGVGRENHKMMLGHYRQTKNMLISYDKNKLGFF